Within Ovis aries strain OAR_USU_Benz2616 breed Rambouillet chromosome 11, ARS-UI_Ramb_v3.0, whole genome shotgun sequence, the genomic segment GGAGGTGTGCTTGGGGGCCTGTGGCACTTCCCTCAATGGTGACCGGCTCGGAGACTCCTTTGGTGATGATAGTGGTGATGGACTTGCCTTCTCTCTCTGGAACATCAGATCCTCACAGAAAGGGCTGGTTTCCATTTCAAAAAAAGGCAGTGAAgggtctgggggaggaggggacttGGGCTCGAAATCAGGTGTTGTCAGCTGCCTGTTGGGCATTTCACCTTCAGGGCTGAGTAAGGCCCACCATGTGGAGTCTGGCCCATATCTTGGTAAGCACCGAGGGGGCAAGGGCCGAGGGGTCAGTTCCAGCTCTACGTGGTCAGAGTGCTTTCTAGAAGAGGGCTCTGGAGGCCTAAGTGTGGGTCGTGGGAACTCGTAGATACTGTCTGAGGGTTTTGTGGTATATTGCTTATATTCGGGCTCCGGAGTGACAAAGACAGAGGATTTGCAGGGGCTCTCAGACGTTCTGTAGGAAGCTAACTGTGCCCCGCGGGAGATGGTGACCCTGCGGCCACCCTCACTCTCTCCGCGAGTTGAGGGCTTCATGCTGGGCTCCACTTCTGATGGTATTAAAACCTTTGGGGAGACCTTGATTTCGTTGTACACAGAGGGCCTGTGGCCAGGCTCAGGCTCAGGGCGCATAGAAGCCTTGTGTCCACTGTTCAAATCTTTAAGGACAGAGAGTGTGAGGGATGATTCCAAGTTCACACTTCTACGCAAGGCCTTAGGTTCTGCATAAATTGAGTTCTGACGGCCCATTTCAGATTCTGGCCCAGGAATTCTTCTCTGGGTTGACCGAGAGTCTGGATAGATGCGGTTGCCGCCACGTTCTGGGCTAGGGGGTCTCCTTGGAGATCTGATATCCCCAGCAGTCACACTCTTTAGAATGGGCTCAGTTTGGACTGCTTCATCCTTTGGGCAAATCAAAGGCCTCCGGGGAACTCTGACCCCTTGTGGGTATTGGACCTTGGAGGGTGGCTCGTCTTCTACGAGTAAGAAGTCATCCTTCTGGTCGACAAAACTCAACCGGCGAGAAGATTTGGTCTCTGGAATTAACGAGAAACGATTACTGATGTCACGCCCTGGCCTGATCTCAACCCCTCTTCTAGTTGCTTCCTCTCTGGACGGACTGACATTCCGCTGCATCTGACCGGTGTAGAGCGTCGACTCGCCCTGAGTCAGCTTTCGAGGAGGCGAGGCCCGGCGGGATGCATCAGTTCTGGGTCGGGTCTCGGTTCGAGGGTTGGGTGCTCCAGAGTGGCCGGGCCCTGACTGAGGGGAGCTAGAGCGAAAGTAGTCCGATGATAAATGGACAGCAGTGGTGTGCCCAGCTTCTGATCTTCGATGGCCTATCGGCATCGTGGAGCCTGGGCCACTCCGCTGGTTTGAGGAGACAAGGTACCCCTGTCCCCGCTGAGGGGTCATGCTAGCAACCTCGGCCCCTTTCTGTGTTGAAACTGCTACCCTGGACCCAGTTTTATTTGTCTTGACCACATGATATGTTGTGCCTCTTTGCGTAGAGCCCATATTTTACCGGCTGGCTTGTATTCAGGGTCCTAACAAAGCCTGAATATTTATCCTCAGTTTTAAAAGCTGC encodes:
- the LOC106990625 gene encoding serine/arginine repetitive matrix protein 1, translating into MGSTQRGTTYHVVKTNKTGSRVAVSTQKGAEVASMTPQRGQGYLVSSNQRSGPGSTMPIGHRRSEAGHTTAVHLSSDYFRSSSPQSGPGHSGAPNPRTETRPRTDASRRASPPRKLTQGESTLYTGQMQRNVSPSREEATRRGVEIRPGRDISNRFSLIPETKSSRRLSFVDQKDDFLLVEDEPPSKVQYPQGVRVPRRPLICPKDEAVQTEPILKSVTAGDIRSPRRPPSPERGGNRIYPDSRSTQRRIPGPESEMGRQNSIYAEPKALRRSVNLESSLTLSVLKDLNSGHKASMRPEPEPGHRPSVYNEIKVSPKVLIPSEVEPSMKPSTRGESEGGRRVTISRGAQLASYRTSESPCKSSVFVTPEPEYKQYTTKPSDSIYEFPRPTLRPPEPSSRKHSDHVELELTPRPLPPRCLPRYGPDSTWWALLSPEGEMPNRQLTTPDFEPKSPPPPDPSLPFFEMETSPFCEDLMFQREKASPSPLSSPKESPSRSPLREVPQAPKHTSRHPTQRFSVFFMDVSEEMYNRVFWWLKGLCFSLPWVRSWGLGAGGQLYSPAQQQSCPHKLAKEGFPAGGNRACRSSPDSGRG